The Tripterygium wilfordii isolate XIE 37 chromosome 17, ASM1340144v1, whole genome shotgun sequence genome has a window encoding:
- the LOC119982149 gene encoding abscisic acid receptor PYL9, translating into MNTADTYAAMESQYIRSHHSHQLRDNNQCTSVLVKHVKAPVHLVWSLVRRFDQPQKYKPFVSRCVMQGDLGIGSVREVNVKSGLPATTSTERLELLNDEEHILGIKIVGGDHRLRNYSSIITVHPEVIDGRPGTLVVESFVVDIPDGNTKDETCSFVEALIRCNLKSLADVSERMAVQDQTEPITGY; encoded by the exons ATGAACACTGCTGATACGTACGCTGCAATGGAGTCTCAGTACATACGGAGCCACCACAGTCACCAGCTCAGAGACAACAATCAGTGCACTTCGGTTCTGGTCAAGCATGTTAAGGCTCCTGTTCATCTG GTTTGGTCATTGGTAAGGCGATTTGATCAGCCACAGAAGTACAAGCCATTTGTTAGCAGATGTGTTATGCAGGGCGACCTTGGAATTGGGAGTGTTAGAGAAGTCAATGTCAAGTCAGGACTTCCCGCTACAACGAGCACAGAGAGATTGGAACTTCTCAATGATGAAGAACATATTCTTGGTATCAAAATAGTAGGCGGGGATCACAGGCTAAGG AACTATTCTTCCATTATCACTGTCCATCCTGAGGTTATTGATGGAAGACCAggaaccctagtagttgaatcATTTGTGGTGGATATACCAGATGGAAACACCAAGGATGAGACATGTTCCTTTGTTGAAGCTCTCATCAGGTGCAATCTCAAATCGTTGGCTGATGTATCGGAGAGGATGGCAGTGCAGGATCAGACCGAACCCATCACTGGATACTGA
- the LOC119982147 gene encoding pentatricopeptide repeat-containing protein At4g01030, mitochondrial, with protein MDKLCPLLLQTPLTLHPKPRTTSPTCSFSLNLTHASLDNIPVSIDIPASSSPLPSSIHGFYEIKTLDSLKAKHAQMVKVSKSASMAKDLITYYLQFGDVKSAGVVFLVGLVRNYAVWSSFLEELESTGGDPHDVLEVFGELNSKGVVFDSKVITVILKICTVVMDLWLGLEIHAMLMKRGFDMDVYLKSALIYFYWRCRGVECANKVFHEMPHPEDLLWNETIMLNLKSERWVKAFELFRGMQFSYAKPNGGTIVKMLQACGKVQALKEGKQIHGYVLKVGLESNTRVCSSLISMYSRNDKIELSRRVFDSMNDCNLSSWNSIITSYAALGYLNDAWNLFQQMEFSDAKPDIITWNCLLSGHALLGLYKEVLILFHRMQSIGFSPNSSSITSALQAVIELGLSNYGKEIHGYVIRKGLDYDVYVGTSLVDMYVKNNVLENARSYFDSMPNRNIFAWNSLISGYVIKGLFDDAKVLLNQMEEKGIEPDSVTWNVLVSGYSVWGHTEEALAVIDHMKIVGCTPSVISWTALISGCSQRGKYKDSLEFFIQMQQEGVKPNCATISSLLQTCGGLSLLRKGEEIHCLSLKSAFLEDVYVSTAVVDMYINSGNLGSALKVFEQTRNKTVASWNCMIMGFATYNLGKESISLFDEMLETGIFPDTITFTAVLSGCKNSGLVEEGWKYFDSMSRQYNIRPTIQHYTCMVDLLGRAGYLDEAWDFIQKMPINPDSTIWSSFLGSCKTHQNVDLGEIAAKKLFELEPYDSSNYVLMMNLYAMSNRWEDRERLKDIMDVRGVKVGHVWSWIEIGQTVHLFSGEEKPHQDEAEVFFELYQLVSEMKKLGYVPHIKCVYQNIDDIEKEKFLLSHTEKLAITYGLIKTKSSEPIRVIKNTRMCSDCHTAAKYMSLVRSREIFVRDGARFHHFKDGKCSCNDYW; from the coding sequence ATGGACAAACTgtgtcctcttcttcttcaaactcCACTAACCCTTCACCCAAAACCAAGAACCACTTCCCCCACTTGTTCTTTCTCTCTTAATCTCACTCATGCCTCTCTTGACAATATCCCAGTCTCCATTGACATACCAGCCTCTTCCTCTCCTCTTCCCTCTTCAATACATGGGTTTTATGAGATTAAGACTCTGGATTCACTGAAAGCAAAGCATGCCCAAATGGTCAAGGTGTCCAAATCAGCTTCCATGGCCAAGGATTTGATCACTTATTACTTACAATTTGGCGATGTCAAATCTGCTGGGGTTGTTTTCTTGGTAGGTTTAGTGAGGAATTATGCTGTGTGGAGTTCTTTCTTGGAGGAGCTTGAGAGTACTGGGGGTGACCCACATGATGTTCTCGAGGTTTTCGGTGAGTTAAATAGTAAAGGAGTGGTGTTTGATAGTAAAGTGATTACAGTGATCTTGAAAATTTGTACAGTTGTGATGGATTTGTGGTTGGGATTGGAAATTCATGCTATGCTGATGAAGAGAGGATTTGATATGGATGTCTATTTGAAGTCTGCATTGATATATTTCTATTGGAGGTGTCGGGGTGTGGAGTGTGCCAATAAGGTATTTCATGAAATGCCACATCCAGAGGATCTCTTGTGGAATGAGACAATCATGTTAAACTTGAAGAGTGAGAGATGGGTGAAGGCTTTTGAACTCTTTCGAGGAATGCAGTTTTCATACGCGAAACCCAACGGTGGGACAATTGTGAAAATGCTACAGGCTTGTGGGAAAGTGCAAGCTCTCAAAGAAGGAAAGCAGATACATGGGTATGTTTTAAAAGTTGGATTGGAATCAAATACAAGGGTATGTAGTTCCTTGATTAGCATGTACTCTAGAAATGACAAAATTGAACTATCCAGGAGAgtttttgattcaatgaatgatTGTAACTTATCTTCATGGAACTCAATTATCACAAGTTATGCTGCGCTTGGTTATCTGAATGATGCTTGGAATCTCTTCCAGCAAATGGAATTTTCCGATGCAAAACCTGACATAATAACTTGGAATTGCCTATTGTCAGGCCATGCTCTTCTTGGCTTGTACAAAGAGGTCTTGATCCTATTCCATAGAATGCAATCTATCGGCTTTAGTCCAAATTCAAGCTCTATTACCAGCGCTCTTCAAGCTGTCATCGAATTGGGGCTCTCAAACTATGGGAAAGAAATTCACGGGTATGTGATAAGGAAGGGGCTTGACTATGATGTATATGTTGGAACATCTTTGGTGGACATGTATGTGAAGAACAATGTTTTGGAGAATGCCCGTTCATATTTTGATTCGATGCCGAATAGGAACATATTTGCTTGGAATTCCTTAATATCAGGGTATGTGATTAAAGGCCTTTTTGATGATGCTAAAGTTTTATTGAATCAGATGGAAGAGAAAGGAATTGAACCTGATTCAGTGACATGGAATGTTCTTGTTTCGGGGTATTCAGTATGGGGCCATACCGAGGAAGCTTTGGCTGTGATTGATCACATGAAAATTGTAGGATGTACCCCTAGCGTGATCTCATGGACCGCTCTAATATCAGGCTGTTCACAGAGAGGAAAATACAAGGATTCTCTTGAGTTTTTCATTCAAATGCAACAGGAAGGTGTAAAGCCTAACTGTGCCACAATATCCAGCTTACTTCAAACTTGTGGTGGTTTATCATTGCTACGAAAAGGTGAGGAGATACACTGCCTCAGCCTGAAAAGTGCTTTCCTTGAAGATGTATATGTTTCCACTGCAGTTGTTGACATGTACATTAACTCGGGCAATTTAGGAAGTGCCCTCAAGGTTTTCGAGCAGACTAGGAACAAGACAGTAGCCTCTTGGAACTGTATGATCATGGGGTTTGCCACTTATAATCTCGGGAAAGAGTCCATTTCTCTTTTTGATGAAATGCTTGAAACAGGTATCTTTCCTGATACTATAACCTTCACTGCTGTTCTCTCTGGCTGCAAGAACTCAGGTTTAGTAGAGGAGGGATGGAAATACTTTGACAGTATGAGCAGACAGTACAATATAAGGCCAACAATTCAGCATTACACTTGCATGGTCGATCTTCTCGGAAGAGCTGGTTATCTTGATGAAGCAtgggatttcattcaaaaaatgccaataaatcCAGATTCTACCATTTGGAGTTCTTTCCTTGGATCCTGCAAAACACACCAGAATGTGGATTTAGGGGAGATTGCTGCAAAGAAGCTTTTTGAATTAGAACCATATGATTCTTCCAATTATGTTTTGATGATGAACTTATACGCCATGTCAAACAGATGGGAAGACAGAGAGCGTCTAAAAGATATTATGGATGTTCGAGGGGTGAAAGTCGGACATGTGTGGAGCTGGATAGAAATTGGTCAGACGGTTCATTTGTTCTCTGGAGAAGAGAAACCCCATCAAGATGAAGCGGAGGTATTTTTTGAGTTATACCAGTTGGTATCTGAGATGAAAAAACTCGGTTATGTTCCTCATATCAAGTGTGTATATCAAAATATTGATGACATAGAGAAGGAGAAGTTTTTACTGAGCCACACTGAGAAACTAGCGATTACTTATGGACTGATCAAGACAAAAAGTAGCGAGCCTATCAGAGTGATCAAGAACACAAGAATGTGTTCTGACTGTCACACAGCAGCAAAATACATGTCCCTAGTGCGAAGCCGTGAGATTTTCGTAAGGGATGGCGCTCGGTTTCATCATTTCAAGGATGGGAAGTGTTCCTGCAATGACTACTGGTAA
- the LOC119982146 gene encoding protein WHAT'S THIS FACTOR 1 homolog, chloroplastic, whose translation MEAKLLFSSQKPPLFTYKPLFVSYRSPFVDKPQSFLKSNLSLATIHTEKSEFWGSSLVSNQKTGFVEKWRKSHVRFAPIRAVVKRRKELPFDNVIQREKKLKLVMKIRKILLSQPDKIMTLRQLGRFRRELGLTKKRRFIALLRKFPAVFEIVEDGAYSLKFKLTPEAEGLYLEELRISNELEDLLVVKLRKLLMMSEEKRILLEKIAHLKTDFGLPFEFRDTICNRYPQYFRVVPTGRGPALELTHWDPELAISAAELVEEDNRVKELEEKNLIIDRPLKFNRVKLPKGLNLSKGEMRRICEFRDMPFISPYSDFSGFRSGTREKEKHACAVIHEILSLTIEKRTLVDHLTHFREEFRFSQQLRGMVIRHPDMFYVSLKGTRNSVFLREAYRDGQLIDKDRMLIIKEKLRSLVSVPKFPRRGVPRIESDAADRTDEQEDESGEEGEEWSDIDNYVTGEDDDDDDEDGDDWSDEDDDLPPDFNDDDDRTVKIGLSQSTNKAGSTVTKEEKVLVPMYPDGRPRDRW comes from the coding sequence ATGGAAGCCAAACTCTTGTTTTCTTCGCAAAAACCGCCATTGTTCACTTATAAACCTCTCTTTGTCTCATACCGTTCTCCTTTCGTTGACAAGCCCCAATCTTTTTTGAAATCCAATCTTTCGCTGGCAACAATTCACACCGAGAAGTCTGAATTTTGGGGCTCAAGTTTGGTTTCAAATCAGAAAACTGGTTTTGTGGAAAAATGGAGAAAATCCCATGTGCGTTTTGCTCCAATAAGAGCTGTTGTGAAGAGAAGGAAAGAGCTTCCATTCGACAACGTTATTCAAAGAGAAAAGAAGCTCAAATTGGTAATGAAGATAAGGAAGATTCTTTTAAGTCAACCCGATAAAATCATGACTCTCAGGCAGTTGGGTAGGTTCAGAAGGGAACTGGGTCTCACCAAAAAGCGTAGATTCATTGCTTTGTTGAGAAAATTCCCAGCTGTGTTTGAGATTGTAGAAGACGGTGCTTATTCATTGAAGTTTAAATTAACTCCCGAAGCAGAGGGGCTTTACTTGGAGGAGTTGAGAATTAGCAATGAACTAGAGGATTTGTTGGTTGTTAAGCTGAGGAAGTTGTTGATGATGTCAGAGGAGAAGCGGATTCTCTTGGAGAAAATTGCTCATCTCAAAACTGATTTTGGGCTTCCTTTTGAATTTCGTGATACAATCTGCAATAGGTACCCACAGTACTTTAGAGTTGTTCCAACAGGTCGTGGTCCGGCATTAGAACTAACTCACTGGGATCCTGAGCTTGCTATATCAGCAGCTGAGTTAGTGGAGGAGGATAATCGTGTTAAAGAgcttgaagagaaaaacttgattATTGATAGACCATTGAAGTTCAATAGGGTGAAGTTACCTAAGGGTCTCAATCTTTCGAAGGGGGAGATGAGAAGGATTTGTGAGTTTAGAGACATGCCCTTTATATCCCCTTATTCAGATTTCTCAGGATTTAGATCAGGTACAAGGGAGAAGGAAAAACATGCTTGTGCTGTGATTCATGAGATTTTGAGCCTCACCATTGAGAAGAGGACCCTTGTGGATCATCTCACCCATTTTCGAGAGGAGTTCAGATTTTCTCAACAATTGAGGGGGATGGTTATACGACATCCTGATATGTTTTATGTGTCTTTGAAAGGGACCAGGAACTCAGTCTTCCTTAGGGAAGCTTATCGTGACGGCCAATTAATTGATAAGGATCGAATGTTGATTATCAAAGAGAAGCTTCGTTCTCTTGTTTCTGTTCCTAAATTCCCAAGGAGGGGTGTTCCAAGGATCGAATCTGATGCAGCTGATAGGACTGATGAGCAGGAGGATGAAAGTGGCGAGGAGGGAGAAGAATGGTCTGATATCGATAATTATGTGACTGGCGAGGATGACGACGACGATGATGAAGACGGGGATGATTGgagtgatgaagatgatgatttgCCCCCAGATTTTAATGATGACGATGATAGAACTGTGAAGATAGGACTGAGCCAATCGACCAACAAGGCAGGTAGCACTGTGACAAAGGAAGAAAAGGTGCTTGTTCCTATGTATCCTGATGGTCGGCCTAGGGATCGTTGGTGA